In one Rhopalosiphum padi isolate XX-2018 chromosome 3, ASM2088224v1, whole genome shotgun sequence genomic region, the following are encoded:
- the LOC132924790 gene encoding uncharacterized protein LOC132924790: MADHTGSSQVAGPSNRADPVPPLDRDPSDSDSVSDCGSTVGNIARRRQPTLEGRTLAVWFPLPATVECPYDDCHARFRVKVWTSAKQSIVRHIRDLHTEAESTVVRCVGCGIVLGVRPGGHKCPVAIEEAEDVVERYACSVDGCSESFPSKQGLTNHLRNHKRVLALAAAAVPFPVPVTRQRRRAMLDPLPVRGGDARIPAATDTVEDVPRTPAGNRPPDTGGTSPPPPSPGAEPRTPVGNRPPDTGGSALLPHPVTGSAPRTPAGTRPPDTGGAPLSPAPITVIPAIPVRLSPLRRELPRNEAYNIVVASPDLWRPRDLSPAASSSSRSSGMADGDGDQLGDPMPDQDDGAVDRDDVQILQPDGTTPLHAFLVKFLELAKVPCSEEVWMRFVALVDEMTAEAAVIAKLPVRSEGRASGNKTAIDPSDAKVIQSLYKRNRRRAVRLIVSGEGQPCEVAVPEVEEHFRRVWAPSVCDPSVYEPVEGRNPVPMGPFQCADVSKRLGKFENTAPGDDGLTYRHWKRLDPECTVLTEILNLCLRYGRIPPAWKKAVTILIYKKGDRGDLGNWRPISLSRTLYKLYVGCIASRLTECQTSNKVLSPCQKGFLPADGALEHVHTLNRVLEKARTSKSDKCVAWLDVSNAFGAIPHAALDMAIGCSGAGDDLRRIVRDIYDGASSSVIVAGGLTGDIEVRSGIRQGCPLSGLLFIMAIDPVVRRLQGDESGHRVLAFADDLCLIADRPEDLQQSIFAARDGLSRLGLKLNASKCASLHLSGRRPVGARSTVFSLDGTDMRPLLEGEATTFLGAQVGFNVVPPLSTLAEITEIGLKIARSKLAPWQRLDALKTFFYPSTVHLQRMGTFPKSDWVRVDRILRPEIKATLYLPQEASGEYIYGSTKRGCCGIRIFAEDADIAAVDSAFKLYTSPDLRVASDAAVHAEEVTRRRISKDPSIHEVASYLSGEDEGVFRAARGSGVSSVWSRSRNASKRLNVEWTVGEAPSITHEGTVLGAKHRRAVMRSIRDTLRLKRSDALIAKPDQGRAVECVAAHAASTHFLRDGDFTRFADWRFVHRARLNLVPLNGSSSWRAGDRRCRRCGYITESLSHVVDHCMRYTALYLARHNAIVARIKKAASTKFEVLSENQALGNQGLRPDLVLKKGPNIYVVDVTVPFDNRLAAFEVAAAEKRAKYEEVRAELATRYTCDATVVPFIVGALGSWDPANDAILRVLCSRSYGTLMRKLCVSDTISSSRNIYIEHLTGVRQV, from the coding sequence ATGGCCGACCACACTGGCAGTAGCCAGGTGGCCGGCCCGTCCAACCGAGCTGACCCGGTACCGCCACTAGACCGCGACCCGTCGGATAGCGACTCTGTGTCCGATTGTGGCAGTACCGTGGGTAATATAGCTCGGCGACGTCAGCCCACGCTCGAAGGCCGCACGCTCGCCGTGTGGTTCCCGCTACCTGCTACAGTGGAATGTCCGTACGATGACTGCCATGCTCGTTTTCGGGTGAAGGTGTGGACTAGCGCCAAGCAGTCTATCGTGCGGCACATTCGTGACCTCCACACAGAAGCGGAATCCACGGTGGTGCGTTGTGTGGGGTGTGGGATCGTGTTGGGAGTCCGGCCGGGCGGCCACAAGTGCCCGGTAGCAATCGAGGAGGCCGAGGATGTGGTCGAAAGGTACGCTTGCTCGGTGGACGGATGTAGCGAGTCGTTCCCCAGCAAGCAGGGCCTTACAAACCACCTCCGCAACCACAAACGCGTCCTGGCTCTGGCCGCAGCTGCGGTCCCATTCCCGGTCCCTGTGACCCGGCAACGCAGACGAGCCATGCTTGACCCCCTCCCCGTGCGCGGCGGCGATGCCCGTATCCCGGCGGCGACGGACACGGTGGAAGACGTGCCAAGGACACCGGCTGGTAACAGACCGCCGGACACAGGCGGCACGTCTCCCCCACCACCTTCCCCAGGCGCTGAACCAAGGACACCGGTCGGTAACAGACCACCGGACACAGGCGGTTCAGCCCTTTTACCTCACCCCGTGACAGGCAGTGCGCCAAGGACACCGGCTGGTACCAGACCGCCGGACACAGGCGGCGCACCCCTGTCCCCCGCTCCCATCACTGTTATACCGGCTATTCCGGTGCGCCTGTCGCCATTACGCCGTGAATTACCGCGGAACGAGGCGTACAACATTGTTGTGGCGAGCCCAGATCTGTGGCGACCACGTGACCTCTCGCCGGCCGCCAGTAGTAGCTCCAGATCCAGCGGTATGGCAGACGGTGACGGTGATCAGCTGGGAGATCCCATGCCGGATCAGGATGACGGGGCAGTCGACAGAGATGATGTGCAGATCCTCCAGCCCGATGGCACCACACCGCTGCACGCGTTCCTTGTGAAGTTCTTGGAACTAGCAAAGGTCCCGTGTTCAGAGGAGGTATGGATGAGGTTTGTGGCTCTGGTCGATGAGATGACAGCCGAAGCTGCCGTCATAGCAAAGCTGCCCGTCAGGTCGGAGGGTCGAGCTTCCGGCAACAAGACTGCGATCGACCCGTCCGATGCCAAGGTGATCCAGTCTCTGTACAAACGGAACAGGCGGCGAGCAGTACGGCTGATCGTCTCGGGTGAGGGACAGCCCTGCGAAGTAGCGGTACCAGAGGTCGAGGAGCACTTCCGCAGGGTGTGGGCTCCGTCGGTATGCGACCCCAGTGTATACGAGCCAGTGGAGGGCCGTAACCCGGTACCAATGGGTCCGTTCCAGTGCGCTGATGTCTCCAAACGCCTTGGGAAATTTGAGAACACCGCCCCCGGAGACGACGGACTCACGTACCGGCACTGGAAGCGCCTCGACCCGGAGTGCACGGTGCTGACGGAGATCCTCAACCTTTGCCTCCGGTATGGAAGGATCCCTCCAGCCTGGAAAAAAGCGGTAACCATTCTTATATACAAGAAAGGTGACAGGGGGGACCTGGGTAACTGGCGCCCCATATCGTTGAGCCGCACTTTGTACAAGCTATACGTGGGCTGTATTGCTAGCCGACTGACAGAGTGCCAAACGTCAAACAAAGTGCTTAGCCCATGCCAGAAGGGCTTTCTGCCGGCGGATGGTGCGTTGGAGCACGTCCACACCCTTAACCGGGTGCTCGAGAAGGCCAGGACCAGTAAGTCCGACAAGTGCGTGGCCTGGTTGGACGTCTCAAACGCTTTTGGTGCCATCCCCCACGCTGCCCTGGACATGGCTATCGGCTGCAGTGGCGCCGGCGATGACCTCAGAAGGATCGTCCGCGACATTTACGACGGGGCATCCTCCTCGGTCATTGTTGCCGGTGGCCTCACTGGTGATATTGAGGTGCGGTCCGGCATTCGGCAGGGGTGTCCACTCAGTGGTCTACTTTTTATAATGGCCATTGACCCGGTGGTGAGACGGTTACAGGGCGATGAGTCCGGCCACCGCGTCTTGGCATTTGCAGACGACCTTTGCCTGATTGCGGACCGTCCCGAGGATCTCCAGCAGTCGATATTTGCTGCTAGGGACGGCTTGAGTCGGTTGGGGCTCAAGCTTAACGCCTCGAAGTGCGCGTCCCTCCATTTGTCCGGGCGCAGGCCCGTCGGCGCCCGCAGTACAGTATTTTCATTAGATGGCACCGACATGCGTCCGTTGCTGGAGGGTGAGGCGACCACGTTCCTGGGGGCCCAAGTCGGGTTCAACGTTGTCCCCCCGCTGTCCACATTGGCGGAAATCACCGAGATTGGGCTCAAGATAGCAAGGAGTAAGTTGGCACCGTGGCAGAGGTTGGACGCGTTGAAGACCTTTTTCTATCCCTCCACGGTGCACCTACAGCGGATGGGCACGTTTCCGAAGTCGGACTGGGTTCGGGTGGACAGGATCCTCCGCCCCGAGATCAAGGCCACGCTGTATCTCCCTCAGGAGGCGTCGGGGGAGTATATTTATGGTTCAACAAAGAGGGGCTGCTGCGGTATCCGTATTTTTGCGGAGGACGCCGACATCGCAGCAGTCGACAGCGCATTTAAGCTGTACACGTCCCCTGACCTGAGGGTGGCGTCGGACGCTGCTGTTCACGCCGAGGAGGTGACCAGGCGGAGGATCTCGAAGGACCCGTCGATCCACGAGGTTGCCTCATACCTTTCCGGGGAAGACGAGGGCGTGTTCCGGGCGGCGAGAGGGTCCGGAGTGAGCAGCGTGTGGTCGAGGTCGCGTAATGCCTCCAAGCGCCTTAATGTCGAGTGGACAGTTGGAGAGGCCCCCTCGATCACTCACGAGGGCACGGTGTTGGGTGCGAAGCACAGGAGGGCGGTGATGAGGTCCATTCGTGACACCTTACGGCTCAAACGAAGCGATGCCTTGATCGCTAAACCCGATCAGGGCAGAGCCGTAGAGTGTGTCGCTGCCCATGCTGCTTCCACCCACTTCTTGAGGGATGGCGACTTCACGAGGTTCGCCGATTGGCGTTTTGTCCACCGGGCAAGGCTGAACCTCGTGCCGTTGAATGGCTCCTCGTCCTGGAGAGCAGGTGACCGCAGGTGTAGACGATGTGGGTACATAACAGAAAGCCTATCCCACGTCGTCGATCACTGTATGCGGTATACCGCGCTCTACTTGGCGAGGCACAATGCCATAGTTGCCCGAATCAAGAAGGCGGCATCCACCAAGTTTGAGGTCCTCTCCGAGAATCAAGCTCTGGGTAACCAGGGCTTGAGACCGGATTTAGTTCTGAAGAAGGGCCCAAACATTTATGTGGTGGATGTAACCGTGCCGTTTGACAACCGTCTGGCTGCGTTTGAGGTAGCAGCAGCGGAGAAACGCGCGAAATACGAAGAAGTTAGAGCTGAGTTAGCAACGCGGTACACATGCGACGCGACGGTTGTCCCGTTCATCGTGGGGGCTCTTGGATCCTGGGACCCGGCCAATGATGCCATCCTGAGAGTCCTGTGTAGCCGCTCTTATGGGACTTTGATGAGGAAATTGTGTGTCAGCGACACCATTTCCTCatcacgtaatatatatattgaacacCTTACTGGTGTACGGCAAGTTTAg
- the LOC132927897 gene encoding uncharacterized protein LOC132927897, whose amino-acid sequence MRPLLEGEAATFLGAQVGFNVVPPLSTLVELTEIGLKIVRSKLAPWQRLDALKTFFYPSTVHLQRMGTFPKSDWARVDRILRPEIKATLYLPQEASGEYIYGSTKRGCCGIRILAEDADIAAVDSAFKLYTSPDLRVASDAADHAEEVTRRRISKDPSVLEVASYLSGEDEGVIRTTRGSGVSSVWSRARNASKRLNVEWTLGGAPSITHEGTVLGAKHRRAVMRSVRFSALGSWDPANDAFLRVLCSRSYGTLMRKLCPHHVIYILNTLLVYGKFSLFFFFLIFIFTVTFFFF is encoded by the coding sequence ATGCGTCCGTTGCTGGAGGGTGAGGCGGCCACGTTCCTGGGGGCCCAAGTCGGGTTCAACGTTGTCCCCCCGCTGTCCACACTGGTGGAATTAACAGAAATCGGGCTCAAGATAGTAAGGAGCAAGTTAGCACCATGGCAGAGGTTGGATGCGTTGAAGACTTTCTTCTATCCCTCCACAGTGCACCTACAGCGCATGGGCACATTCCCGAAATCGGACTGGGCTCGGGTGGACAGGATCCTCCGCCCCGAAATCAAGGCCACGCTGTACCTCCCTCAGGAGGCGTCAGGGGAGTACATATACGGATCGACGAAGAGAGGCTGTTGCGGTATCCGTATTTTGGCGGAGGACGCCGACATCGCAGCTGTCGACAGTGCGTTTAAGCTGTACACGTCCCCTGACCTGAGGGTGGCGTCAGACGCTGCTGATCACGCTGAGGAAGTTACCAGGCGGAGGATTTCGAAAGACCCGTCGGTCCTCGAGGTTGCCTCTTACCTATCCGGTGAGGACGAGGGCGTGATCCGGACGACGAGAGGGTCTGGAGTGAGTAGCGTGTGGTCGAGGGCGCGTAATGCCTCCAAACGACTTAATGTCGAATGGACACTTGGAGGTGCCCCCTCGATCACTCATGAAGGCACGGTGCTGGGTGCGAAGCACAGGAGGGCGGTGATGAGGTCCGTTCGCTTCTCGGCGCTTGGATCCTGGGACCCGGCCAATGATGCCTTCCTGAGAGTCCTGTGTAGCCGCTCTTATGGGACTTTGATGAGGAAATTGTGTCCTCatcacgtaatatatatattgaacacCTTACTGGTGTACGGCAAGTttagccttttttttttttttttaatttttatattcactgtgacttttttttttttttaa